The Myxococcota bacterium DNA segment TACGACTTCCAGGGTCACGGCGCGAAGTGTCTGCCCTGGACCTTCGAGCTGGCCGGCAAGTACGGCATCCGCGTGATCGCCATGGAGGTCACGTCCGAGTCGCACGTCGACGAGATCCACGACGCGCTGGCCGCGGCCGGGAACCCCACGGGCGTGATGCTGCAGATCGGCACGCGCAACGCGCAGAACTTCGAGCTCCTGAAGTCGGTCGGCTCGCAGCAGGAGTTTCCGGTGCTGTTCAAGCGCGGGATGGGCATCACGCTCGAGGAGTCACTGAACGCGGTCGAGTACGTGGCCTCGGGCGGCAATCACCGCATCGTGTTCGGCCTGCGCGGCATGAAGACGAACCTGGGCGACCCGCACCGCAACTTCGTCGACTTCGCGATGGTGCCCGTGGTGAAGCGGCTCACGCGCATGCCGGTGTGCATCGACCCGAGTCACTCGGTGGGCAAGCGCACGCTCGCCCCCGACGGGCTCACCGACATCCACCACGTGACCGCGCAGGGCGTGATCGCCGGCGCCAACATGGTGCTGGTCGACTTCCACCCCAACCCGGAAGAGGCGCTGTGCGACGGCCCGCAGGCGCTCACTCCGCCCGAGCTCGAGCACTTCGTGCGCGACGCGCAGCTCGTGCGCGACGCCTACCTGCAGCGTCTGAAGCTGAAGAACGAGCTCGGCTGACCGACTGGCGCTGCGTGTCGTAGGGGCGGGCCGTGGTTTCAAGCGCGGTCGTCGCGTCGAACGCCCGTCGCGACCCAGCGTTCGCGGGTCTCCGGCTCGGGATCGCCGCACGAGCCGATGCCCACGTAGGTGCGCTGCTCGCACTCCACCTCGAACTTCACGCCGTCGGCGGTCACGCGCTGGCCACGCGTGACCACCTCGGCCGCGCCCGGCCGGTGCGCGAGCACAGCGGCCTCGGCCACCTGCTCGAGCTCCGACAGGCCCGTGCGGCCGCGGTAGCAGCGGAGATAGGCCTCGCCGCGCAGCGTCGCCGCCACCAGACCCGGCACGTCGGCAGCAGTGACTCGCCCGTACAGCCGGCCCGAAGGCAGCATGAGACAGTTCGCTGCCAGCCGGTGGCCGCCCAAGTGACTCGCCTCGGCGACCGCGAGCGATCCGCGCAGCGCGGCGGCCAGCGAGCGCCCGAGCTTCCCGCAGCAGCGGTCGTGGCGGCCGTCCGTACAGACCAGCGCGAGCGGGCCGGCCAGGGCAGGGCCCGCGTCGTGGCCCCGCAGGAACTCCGCGATCGCCCGCGCCCCCGCGTCCGCATCGGCCACCCGCAGCTGCAGCGAGCGCCCGGCCGCGAAGTCCGCGCACAGCACTTCGACCCCGCCTCCGCCCCCATCACCGGCGCGGTCGAACAGCCGGAGCTGGAGCTTCCGCCCCTCGGCGCGCGCCGCCTTCTCGAGCGCCCCCACGGAAGGGGGCAGCCCTTCGGAGAGCGCCGCCTTGTCTGCGTGCCAGCGCGCCTTGGGCCAGGCCAGCGCGGCGAAGAGCGGCGCCTCGGAGGCGCTGCCCGCGAGTGGCTCGCCGGCGGCGGCCGCCGCCTCGCTGCACGCCCGGTCGGTGATCGCGATCGTTGCGTCGCTCATGCGTGCGTCGTGTATAACGGCTCTGCGCACCACGTCACAACGGAGGAACTCATGGCCAGCAAGGCCGAGGCGGCGCTCGAGCGCTTCCAGAAGCAGATCGGCAAGGTCGACGGGCCGGGCAAGGCCCACAAGGTCGAGCAGAGTCAGATCAACCTGTTCGCGGACGCGACCGGCGATCACCAGTTCATCCACGTGGACCCGGAGCGCGCGGCGAAGCTCTCGCCCTATAAAGTCACGATCGCGCACGGCTTCCTGACCCTGTCACTCCTGCCGTTCCTGCAGGGCAGCATTCCGCCCGCCGACCCCGAGGCCTACCAGGGCCTGGTCATGGGCGTGAACTACGGGCTCGACAAGGTGCGCTTCCCCGCGCCGGTGAAGGTGGACTCGAGCGTGCGCGCCACGCGCGAGCTGGTCGAGGCGACGCTGGTCGCGCCGAACACGATCCAGCTCAAGCAGAAGGTCACGGTCGAGATCGTCGGCGAGCCCAAGCCGGGGTGTGTCGCCGAGTTCCTGACTCGGCTGATCTACAGCTAGCGCGCCTTGCCCGGGGTCCTGCGCCGCGGCACGCGCCTCGGCAAGTACCGCATCGAGCGTTCGATCGGGAAGGGCGCCTTCTCGGAGGTGTTCGCCGCGCGCGACACGGTCGAGGGGCGGCGCGTCGCGCTCAAGGTCGCGTTCGACTCGGTGGTGCGCGAGTTCGGCCGCCACGAGATGGAGGTCGAGGCGCGCATCGCCTGCAGTCTCTCGCACCCCAACGTGGTCGCGACGCGCAACGCCGACTGGATCGAGGGCCGGTTCGTGATCGCGAGCGAGCTCGCGCGCACGCACGTGTACGACTACCCGCGCGCCTGGCGCTCGGGCGCGGTCGCCCTGCGCATCATCCGCGACGTGGCCGCGGGCCTGGCGCACGCGCACCAGCGCAAGCTCATGCACCGCGACCTGAAGCCCGAGAACGTGCTGGTCTTCCGCGACGGCCATGCGGCGATCACGGACTTCGGAGTGTCTCGCTTCGTGCGCCCGGCCGAGTCACGCAGCTACACCGACGCGGGCACCATGGGCTACATGGCGCCCGAGCAGGCCTACGGCAAGCCCACGCTCGCCTCCGACGTGTTCTCGCTGGGCGTCATCGGCTACGAGCTCTTGACCGGGAAGCTCTTGAAGTGGCCGTTCACCTGGCCACCCGAGCGCTACGACCGCTTCCGCGCCAAGGTGCCCGAGCCGCTGCGCCCGGTGCTGCAGAAGGCCTGCGCGTTCGATCCCGGCGACCGCTACCCGTCGGCGGTCGAGCTGCACGCGGCGCTGGAGGCCGCGTTCCGCCGGATCGAGGCGAGCCATGCGCCCGCGCCGCGCAAGCGCCGGCGGCGCCGCGCCTCCCCCGCGCTGCCCGCGACACCGTTCGCGGCGGGCCGCGAGCTGTTCCGCAAACGCCACGGCCGCGCGCTCGGCATGACCTACACCTGCCGGCGCTGCGCGGGCTCGATCGCCGAAGCCATGAGCGTGTGTCCCTGGTGCGGCTTCAAGGACAACTCGTTCAAGCAAGTCACCAAGGCGCCGCTGGTGTGCGGTCACTGCGAGCGCGGAGTCGAGCCCGAGTGGACCTCCTGCCCCTGGTGCTTCGCGGGCCGCTTCGAAGGCAACGGCCGTCCGCCCCGCGCCGACCCGCGCGCCCTGCGCCACTGCAAGAAGCGCGGCTGCCCCGGCCGGCTGCGCCTGTTCATGCGCTACTGCCCGGTGTGCAAGACCAAGCCGGGCCGCCCCTGGCGCCACGAGGCGCTGCCCGACCGCTGCGCGCGCTGCTCCGGGCCCACCTCGCGCGCCTTCTTCCGCTTCTGCGCCTGGTGCGGGCGGCGCCAGCGGGAGCGCGACTGATCAATACTTGACAGCGTTTATTTTTCAGTGGTAAATATTGGGCCATGGCGCGACCGGCGCTTCGGCCCGACGAGATCGAGAGCTTCAAGGCGCGGCTCTGTGAGGCGGCGATGCAGATGTTCGCCGAGGAGGGCTACGAGGCCGTCACGCTGCGCGCTCTGGCCGAGAAGCTGGGCTGCAGCCACGCGCTCCCGTATCGCTACTTCCGCGACAAAGAGGAGATCTTCGCGGCGGTGTGCGCGCTCGGCTTCGAGCGCTTCGCCGACGCGCTGGAGCGGGCGGCCGCGGGCGTGGAGGATCCGGAGCAGAGACTCCGCGTGCTCGCGCGCGCCTACTTCCGCTTCGCGCTGCGCGAGCCGCACGCCTACCGGATCATGTTCGAGCTGCGCGAGCCCGACCGGCGCGCGAACGCCCAGTACCGCGTGAAGGAGATCCGCTCCTGGCAGGCGCTGCTGTCGGCGGTGGAGCTCGCGGTGCAGGCCGGCGTGCTCGCGGGCGAGCCGAACGCGATCGCCCACCAGTACTGGGCCGCGTTACACGGATTGGTGTCGCTGCACCTGGCCGGCAAGCTCGGCCTGGGTGCGACCGCCCGCGAGCTGCTCGAGCCGCTCATGGACACGCTGATCGCGGGCTCACGAAACACACCCCGAAGGAGACCCAAGCCATGAACGCGAACCCCGACGCCAGCTGGCCGGCGCACCCCAACCTGACGGGCGGCTTCGCGCCGCAGCTCCGGGAATCCGACTTCCCGAAGCTCGAAGTCACGGGCGAGATCCCGCGCGAGCTCGAGGGCACGCTGTATCGCAACGGCCCCAACCCACAGTTCCCGCCGCGCGGCGGCGCGGCCTACCACTGGTTCGACGGCGACGGCATGGTGCACGCGATCTCGTTCGCGGGCGGCCGCGCCGCCTACCGCAACCGCTGGGTGCGCACGCGCCGCTTCGAGCTCGAGCGCAAGGCCGGCCAGGCGCTGTTCGGCGGGCTGCGCTCGATGAGTCACACCGACCCCGACGCCTGGCGCGAGCTCGAGTCACAGGGCCTGTCGAGCTACGACCGGGTGAAGCTCGCGGTCGACGCCGCCAACACCAACATCGTCTGGCACGGCGGGCGCCTCTTGGCGCTGCTCGAGGTGGACCTGCCGACCGAGGTCGACCCGCGCACGCTCGAGACGCTGGGCCGCCACTCGTACGGCGGGCGGCTGCGCAACGAGATGACCGCGCACCCCAAGGTCGACCCGGAGACCGGCGAGCTGTTGTTCTTCGGCTACTCGGCCGAGCCGCCGTTCCTGCGCTACCACGTGGTCGACGCGTCGGGCCGACTCACGCGCAGCGTCGACGTGCCGCGCCGCGTGGGCACGATGATGCACGACTTCATCGCCACCCGGAACCACGTGATCTTCCCGGAGTTCCCGGTCACGATCCGACCCGAGAACCTGCACTCGAACGACCTGTTCCGCTGGGAGCCCGAGCTGGGTACACGGGTCGGTGTCATGCCGCGCGCGGGCACGGCGGCCGACGCGGTCTGGTTCGAGCTCGAGGCCTGCTTCGTCTACCACTTCATGAACGCGCACGAAGTCGGCCGGCGCATCGTGGTCGAGGCCGTGAAGTACCCGCGCGTGGCGCTCTTCCCGACGGCGCGGCCGGGCGAGGACGAGCCGGGGCCGACGCCGGGTCTGCTCACGCGCTGGACCTTCGACCTCGACACGAGGTCGTTCTCGGAGCAGGTGATCGACGACATCCAGAGCGAGTTCCCGCGCCTCGACGAGCGCCGCGCCGGGCTGGCCTACCGCCACGGCTACGCGGTGGGCACGGTGCCGCGCGGCGATGCGACGCTGCCGTTCAACTCGATCGTGCACTACGACCTCGCCACCGGTACCCGCCGCGTGCACGCGCTGCCCGACGGCAGCTCGGCCAGCGAGGCGGTGTTCGTGCCGCGCAGTGACTCGGCGCCGGAAGGCGACGGCTTCCTGCTCGCGCCGGTGTACCGCTGGGCCGAGGACCGCAGCGACGTGCTGGTGCTGGACGCGGCCAACGTCGCGGGGGCGCCGCTCGCGGTGGTGCGCGTGCCGCAGAGAATCCCGTTCGGCTTTCACGGCAACTACGCGGCGGGCGGTACACTGAGCGCATGAAGCAGCAGCCCGGAGACGTCGCGAACAAGCTCCTGTTCGAGAACGAGCGCGTGAAGGTCTGGCAGATGGACCTCGCGCCGGGTGAGCGCTCGGACTTCCACGAGCACACCCACCCGTATCTCATCTGCGTGATCGAAGGCGACACCGTCGACGCGGACTTCGAGAACGGGAAGTCGATCTCGATCCCGGTGAAGCCGGGGCAGGTCTACTACGTCGAGCCGGGGAGTCGAGAGACCGCAGTGAACCGGAGCCAGACCCGGTTCCGCGAGTTTCTGATCGAAATCAAGTCCTGACCGAGTACTCGAACCCGGAGGGGAAGGGCAGAGTCACGGACTCGAAGCCGTTCCTGCCCGACTGCACGTAGTCCAGGAACGGCGCGAGCGCGCGCTTGAAGGTGCGCACGTTGTCGGCCAGCACCACGGCGCCGGGGCGCAGCTTGGGCGCGAGCAGCTCCAACATGGGCAGGTAGAGGTCCTTCCAGCCGTCGAGCAGGAGCAGGTCGATCGGCGGCGGCACGTCGCGCAGCGTCTGCAGGGCGTCGCCGAGGCGCACTTCGGCCACGCCGCCCAGCCCCGCCTCGGCCAGGTTCTCGACCGCCTTCGCGCGCTTGCCGGGCTCGAGCTCCGAGCCGATCACGCGCCCGTTGCCGTTGTCGCGCGCGGCCGCGGCGCCATAGATCGTCGACACGCCGAAGGAGGTGCCGAACTCCACGATCCGGCGCGCCTCGATGCTGCGCGCCACGAGATACAGGAGCTTGCCCTGCGGGCGAGACAGGGGGATGTACACGTCCTTGAAGCGGCGACTCATCTCGGCCGGGTCCATGCGCCGGGCGAGCAGCGCCGAGATGTAGGTCGGCGCGCGTCCCAGCATCCGGAACACGTCGCCCGAGGCGGCTTCGTGCAGCCGATCGAGCACGGTCTTCACCCGCGGGTCTTCCAGCGAGCTCGGGCGGGCGGCCACGGACAGCGCGCGTTCCATCCTTCGGACTCCTCCGCGGCCAGTGTACCTCCGCCGCGCGTTACAATCGCGCCATGCCGAACCCACGCAACCCCCGCAGCGCAGTGACTACCGCCGGCGACGCGCGCGCCCCCAACCGCGCGATGCTGCGCGCCGTCGGCTTCCGCGACGCCGACTTCGGCAAGCCGATCGTCGGCATCGCGAACGCGCATAGCAACATCACGCCCTGCAACGCGGGCCTCGACGGCCTGGCGGCGGCCGCCGCCGAAGGCGTGCGGCGCGCGGGCGGCATGCCGCAGACCTACGGCACGATCACGATCTCGGACGCGATCTCGATGGGCACCGAGGGCATGAAGTGCTCGCTCGTGTCTCGCGAGGTGATCGCGGATTCGATCGAGACGGTGACTCGCGGCCAGTGGCACGACGGGGCGCTGGTGATCGGCGGCTGCGACAAGAACATGCCCGGCGCGCTGATCGCGCTGGCTCGGCTCGACGTGCCCTCGATCTTCGTCTACGGCGGCACGATCAAGCCGGGTCACTACCGGGAGAACGACCTCACGATCGTGTCGGTCTTCGAGGCCGTGGGCGCGCACGGCTCGGGCAAGCTCAGCGACGGCGACTTTCTCGAGATCGAGCGCCGCGCCTGCCCGGGCTTCGGCTCGTGCGGCGGCATGTACACCGCGAACACCATGTCGAGCGCGATCGAGGCGCTGGGCATGTCACTGCCCGCCAGCTCCACTCAGGCCAACGAGTCCGACGAGAAGCGCGCGAGCGCGGGCGAGAGCGGCACGGCGCTGGTGGCGCTGGTCGAGAAGAACCTCAGCGCGCGCAAGATCATGACGCGCCAGGCGTTCGAGAACGCGATCACCGTGGTCATGGCGGTGGGCGGCTCGACCAACGCGGTGCTGCACCTGCTGGCGATCGCGCACTCCGCCCAGGTGCCGCTCGAGCTCGACGACTTCGAGCGCATCCGCGCGCGCGTGCCGGTGCTCGCGGACATGAAGCCGAGCGGCCGCTACGTGGCCACCGACCTGCACCGCGTGGGCGGCATTCCGCTGGTCATGAAGATGCTGCTCGAGAAGGGGCTCATTCACGGCGAATGTCTCACCGTGACCGGCAAGACGATCGCCGAGAACCTGGCGCGCGTGCCCGCAGCGCCGCCCGCGGGTCAGGCCGTGGTGCGGCCGTGGAGCAACCCGGTGTATCCCGAGGGCCACCTGGCGGTGCTGCGCGGCAACCTCGCCAGCGAGGGCGCGGTCGCGAAGATCAGCGGCATCGAGATTCACGAGATCACGGGCCCCGCGCGCGTGTTCGACTCCGAAGAGGCGGCCATGGACGCGATCATGGGCGACCGCATCCGCGCCGGCGACGTGCTCGTGATCCGCTACGAGGGCCCGAAGGGCGGTCCGGGCATGCGCGAGATGCTCTCGCCCACGAGCGCGCTGATCGGGAAGGGTCTGGGCAACTCGGTCGGCCTGCTCACCGACGGGCGCTTCTCGGGCGGAACCTACGGCCTGGTCGTGGGCCACGTGTCTCCCGAGGCGGCCGTGGGCGGCGCGATCGCGCTCGTGCACGAAGGTGACTCGATCACCATCGACAGCAAGCAGCGCCTGCTGCAGCTCAACGTGCCCGAGGCCGAGCTCGCCAGACGCCGCGCCGCGTGGCGGCCGCCGGCGCCCAGATACACCGCGGGCGTGCTGGCGAAGTACGCCAAGCTCGTGTCGAGCGCCACTTACGGGGCCGTGACCGACAAGGGCCTGTGAGGTGAGCTGGGTCGCGGTCGCGGCGCTGCTCGGCACGGCCTCGGTCGTGGCGGGCGCGTTCGGCGCGCACGGACTGCGCGACTCGGTGACTCCCGAGCGCCTCTCGGCCTGGCACACGGCGTCGCACTACGCGCTGGTGCACAGCGTCGCGATCCTGGCGCTCGGGCTGTTCGCCCAGGCGACCGGCCGCTCGGTGAGCTTGCCGGCGAGTCTCTTCAGCGTCGGAGTGGTGCTGTTCTCCGGCTCGATCTTCGGTCTCGTGCTCTGGGAGTTGCGTGCGCTCGGACCCGTGACGCCGCTCGGCGGGCTGTGTCTGATCGCCGGCTGGCTGTCGGTGCTGTGGCTCGCCCGCGGTGTTTCTGCCGGTTAGCTGAGGCGCTCCTCATCTACGACACCGATTGACCGCGCTCGCGACCTCCCTGTAGCTTGCAAACGCTCGTCACCCCTGCCCCCGGAGCTCGCCCCGTGCGACTTTCGTCCGCTGTTTCGCGCCTCTTCACGCTGCTCCTGCCGTTCGTCTTCCTGTGCGCGTCGCGCGGCGCCTGGGCGCTGCCTCCAGACCTCGACAGCGACGGGCTCGCGAACGCCGCCGACGACTGTCCGTTCGTCGCGAACCCGCGGCAGCAGGATCTGGGCGGCTTCGGCGCGGCCTCGTCGCCCGACGGGATCGGCGACGCCTGTCAGTGCGGCGACGTGACCGGCTCGGGCCGGGTCGACTCCGGCGACGTGACCGCGATCCGGCAGTCACTCGCCAACCCCGCGGCCGCGCTGTCTCCCGCGGCGCTCGATCGCTGTGCGGTCTTCGGCGACCTGGCCGACTGCAACGTGGTGCAGGTCAGCGTCCTGCGGCGTGCGCTCGCCACGCCCGCGCTGCCGCCCCTGGTGTCTCCCGCCACGCCGCAGCACTGCGTCGCGGCGCTGACCGAGGACGTCTACGTCGAGACCTCCGGCGTGCCCGGGGCGGCCGGCACGGCCGCGAGCCCGCTGCCGCGCATCAGCGACGCGCTCGCCCGCGCGCGGGCGGACCGCGCCAGCGGCCAGCTGCCAGCGGGCGGGGGGATCCGGGTCCACGTGGGCTCCGGCACCTTCACCGGCTCGTACGATGCCGCGGCGCTGGCCGCGAACCCGCAGTACGAGCCGTTCCCGATCGTGCTGAACGTGCCGCGACTCGACCTGCTCGGCGCGACCACGCTCTCGCTCGACGCCGACGGCTTGCCGACCGGCATTGCCTCGGGTCCGCTCACCGTGCTGCGCCCGGACGTGAACCTCGGCGCGAGTCAGTCGATGCTGGTCGTGGGCCGCACCAGCGACGGCGGTGCCGGCGACCAGGTGACCGTCCGCGGCTTCGACTTCGACGGGCAGGCCTCGGCGCCCGCCTCGATGGCGGTGTTCGCCGACCGGGTCGGGGCCTTCGCGCTGCGCGGCAACGCGGTCATGAACGTGGGCTTCGGTCTGCACACGCGGCTGACGTCGGGAACGATCGAAGGCAACTATCTCGTCGCCAACCAGGACGCCGGTGCGTTCGTGAGCGGCGGGAGTACCGCGTTCCCGGCCTCCGTCACGTTCCGCGCCAACCGCGCGCTGGCGAACGGCCCCTACGGCCTGATGGCCGCGGCGGTCGGCACGGTCGGCTTCCCGGTCGACCTCGGCACCAACACGCTCGCGCTCCAGTCACTCCAGACGACCTACGACCGCGCCAACCCGACCGACCTCGCGAACCTGCCCGAGAGACTCGATCTTGCCGCGACCGGCAACGAGTTCTCGGTGCACACCGTGTTCGGCCTGCGGCTGTTCGGCGTCTACCCGCAGGGCAACGCCGAGAGCTGCGCGGCCACGATCGGCTACGGCACCGCGAGCGCCGCTCAGCCCGTGACTGCCGTCCTGCACGCCGATCTGCGCGGCAACTTCTTCGACTTCAACGACTTCTACGGGCTGGGCACCGAGCTCGGCTTCCCCTGCCGCAGCGACCCGCGCGCGTTCGAGTTCGACCTGACCGGCACGTTCGCCGACGACCTGTTCGCCGCGAACGGCATCGCCGGCAGCCTGCTGACCTTCACGGCCTGGCCGCTCACGCTCGGGCTCGATCCACCCGGCGTCTGGAAGTACGCCTCGACCTCGTCCTGGGCAGTCACCGACCCGTCGGGCGAGCTCAGCGGCTTCCACTACGATCACCCCGTGACCGACCCGGTCAGTGGCCAGACCCTTTCCAACACGCTCACGGTGAACGGAGTCGAGGCCCCGCACGGCACGTTCCTCGGGCCGTGACTCCCGAGTCTCCGTACGCCCCGCCGCAGGCGTCTCTCCGGCCCGAGCGGGCGCCTGAGGTCGACGACCTCGCGAGCACCGGCCAGCGCTTCGCGGACTACCTGATCGACTCCTTCGCGACCCTGGCGCTCTACCTGGTGTGGCTCGTGATCGCGGGGCCGCAGGACGGCCTGCGGGCGTTCCTCAGCTCGACCGCGATTCCCCTCGTCTACTACTTCGCGCTCGAGGCGACGCTGGGTCAGACGCTCGGCAAGCTCGTGACCGGCGTGCGCGTGGTATCCGAGGACGGGAAGCCCGCGACGGCCGGTCAGATCGCGCGGCGCACGCTCTCGCGGCTGATTCCGTTCGAGGCGCTCACGTTCCTGGGGAGCCGCGACGGCCGGCCGGTGGGCTGGCACGACAGCCTCGCCCACACGCGAGTCATTCGAGCGCGCTGAACGCGAACACCGCGCGATCCGACGGTGAGTGGCGCGGCCACGCACCCACCAACGGCGACCGCGGGGCGCCCGTCGTGGCGAAGGCGGCGAACGCGTCGCGCATGCGGCGGCCGACGGGCTTGGCTTCCGGCACCGATTCGAAGAAGCGGC contains these protein-coding regions:
- a CDS encoding 3-deoxy-7-phosphoheptulonate synthase produces the protein FSQETLHVFPGLCAVDTPASVEATFRALAAHGIVTTRAGAYKPRTSPYDFQGHGAKCLPWTFELAGKYGIRVIAMEVTSESHVDEIHDALAAAGNPTGVMLQIGTRNAQNFELLKSVGSQQEFPVLFKRGMGITLEESLNAVEYVASGGNHRIVFGLRGMKTNLGDPHRNFVDFAMVPVVKRLTRMPVCIDPSHSVGKRTLAPDGLTDIHHVTAQGVIAGANMVLVDFHPNPEEALCDGPQALTPPELEHFVRDAQLVRDAYLQRLKLKNELG
- a CDS encoding sucrase ferredoxin translates to MSDATIAITDRACSEAAAAAGEPLAGSASEAPLFAALAWPKARWHADKAALSEGLPPSVGALEKAARAEGRKLQLRLFDRAGDGGGGGVEVLCADFAAGRSLQLRVADADAGARAIAEFLRGHDAGPALAGPLALVCTDGRHDRCCGKLGRSLAAALRGSLAVAEASHLGGHRLAANCLMLPSGRLYGRVTAADVPGLVAATLRGEAYLRCYRGRTGLSELEQVAEAAVLAHRPGAAEVVTRGQRVTADGVKFEVECEQRTYVGIGSCGDPEPETRERWVATGVRRDDRA
- a CDS encoding MaoC family dehydratase, translating into MASKAEAALERFQKQIGKVDGPGKAHKVEQSQINLFADATGDHQFIHVDPERAAKLSPYKVTIAHGFLTLSLLPFLQGSIPPADPEAYQGLVMGVNYGLDKVRFPAPVKVDSSVRATRELVEATLVAPNTIQLKQKVTVEIVGEPKPGCVAEFLTRLIYS
- a CDS encoding serine/threonine-protein kinase, whose product is MPGVLRRGTRLGKYRIERSIGKGAFSEVFAARDTVEGRRVALKVAFDSVVREFGRHEMEVEARIACSLSHPNVVATRNADWIEGRFVIASELARTHVYDYPRAWRSGAVALRIIRDVAAGLAHAHQRKLMHRDLKPENVLVFRDGHAAITDFGVSRFVRPAESRSYTDAGTMGYMAPEQAYGKPTLASDVFSLGVIGYELLTGKLLKWPFTWPPERYDRFRAKVPEPLRPVLQKACAFDPGDRYPSAVELHAALEAAFRRIEASHAPAPRKRRRRRASPALPATPFAAGRELFRKRHGRALGMTYTCRRCAGSIAEAMSVCPWCGFKDNSFKQVTKAPLVCGHCERGVEPEWTSCPWCFAGRFEGNGRPPRADPRALRHCKKRGCPGRLRLFMRYCPVCKTKPGRPWRHEALPDRCARCSGPTSRAFFRFCAWCGRRQRERD
- a CDS encoding TetR/AcrR family transcriptional regulator, producing MARPALRPDEIESFKARLCEAAMQMFAEEGYEAVTLRALAEKLGCSHALPYRYFRDKEEIFAAVCALGFERFADALERAAAGVEDPEQRLRVLARAYFRFALREPHAYRIMFELREPDRRANAQYRVKEIRSWQALLSAVELAVQAGVLAGEPNAIAHQYWAALHGLVSLHLAGKLGLGATARELLEPLMDTLIAGSRNTPRRRPKP
- a CDS encoding carotenoid oxygenase family protein codes for the protein MNANPDASWPAHPNLTGGFAPQLRESDFPKLEVTGEIPRELEGTLYRNGPNPQFPPRGGAAYHWFDGDGMVHAISFAGGRAAYRNRWVRTRRFELERKAGQALFGGLRSMSHTDPDAWRELESQGLSSYDRVKLAVDAANTNIVWHGGRLLALLEVDLPTEVDPRTLETLGRHSYGGRLRNEMTAHPKVDPETGELLFFGYSAEPPFLRYHVVDASGRLTRSVDVPRRVGTMMHDFIATRNHVIFPEFPVTIRPENLHSNDLFRWEPELGTRVGVMPRAGTAADAVWFELEACFVYHFMNAHEVGRRIVVEAVKYPRVALFPTARPGEDEPGPTPGLLTRWTFDLDTRSFSEQVIDDIQSEFPRLDERRAGLAYRHGYAVGTVPRGDATLPFNSIVHYDLATGTRRVHALPDGSSASEAVFVPRSDSAPEGDGFLLAPVYRWAEDRSDVLVLDAANVAGAPLAVVRVPQRIPFGFHGNYAAGGTLSA
- a CDS encoding cupin domain-containing protein — encoded protein: MKQQPGDVANKLLFENERVKVWQMDLAPGERSDFHEHTHPYLICVIEGDTVDADFENGKSISIPVKPGQVYYVEPGSRETAVNRSQTRFREFLIEIKS
- a CDS encoding class I SAM-dependent methyltransferase, translated to MERALSVAARPSSLEDPRVKTVLDRLHEAASGDVFRMLGRAPTYISALLARRMDPAEMSRRFKDVYIPLSRPQGKLLYLVARSIEARRIVEFGTSFGVSTIYGAAAARDNGNGRVIGSELEPGKRAKAVENLAEAGLGGVAEVRLGDALQTLRDVPPPIDLLLLDGWKDLYLPMLELLAPKLRPGAVVLADNVRTFKRALAPFLDYVQSGRNGFESVTLPFPSGFEYSVRT
- the ilvD gene encoding dihydroxy-acid dehydratase, producing the protein MPNPRNPRSAVTTAGDARAPNRAMLRAVGFRDADFGKPIVGIANAHSNITPCNAGLDGLAAAAAEGVRRAGGMPQTYGTITISDAISMGTEGMKCSLVSREVIADSIETVTRGQWHDGALVIGGCDKNMPGALIALARLDVPSIFVYGGTIKPGHYRENDLTIVSVFEAVGAHGSGKLSDGDFLEIERRACPGFGSCGGMYTANTMSSAIEALGMSLPASSTQANESDEKRASAGESGTALVALVEKNLSARKIMTRQAFENAITVVMAVGGSTNAVLHLLAIAHSAQVPLELDDFERIRARVPVLADMKPSGRYVATDLHRVGGIPLVMKMLLEKGLIHGECLTVTGKTIAENLARVPAAPPAGQAVVRPWSNPVYPEGHLAVLRGNLASEGAVAKISGIEIHEITGPARVFDSEEAAMDAIMGDRIRAGDVLVIRYEGPKGGPGMREMLSPTSALIGKGLGNSVGLLTDGRFSGGTYGLVVGHVSPEAAVGGAIALVHEGDSITIDSKQRLLQLNVPEAELARRRAAWRPPAPRYTAGVLAKYAKLVSSATYGAVTDKGL
- a CDS encoding DUF423 domain-containing protein encodes the protein MSWVAVAALLGTASVVAGAFGAHGLRDSVTPERLSAWHTASHYALVHSVAILALGLFAQATGRSVSLPASLFSVGVVLFSGSIFGLVLWELRALGPVTPLGGLCLIAGWLSVLWLARGVSAG
- a CDS encoding RDD family protein; translation: MTPESPYAPPQASLRPERAPEVDDLASTGQRFADYLIDSFATLALYLVWLVIAGPQDGLRAFLSSTAIPLVYYFALEATLGQTLGKLVTGVRVVSEDGKPATAGQIARRTLSRLIPFEALTFLGSRDGRPVGWHDSLAHTRVIRAR